From Verrucomicrobiota bacterium, a single genomic window includes:
- a CDS encoding transcriptional regulator: protein MNALEEEYHYYIRRYASTVEARGEIEHELISLTAKVPFDDRFNQSAKLEDLSPRLMSEFLREVGSELADEAHELSIEALGRQLNIVGGPAESPVPLNVGLLFFNEEPRRFFPATQIDVVYFPEGPGGDQFEEKIFAGPLAQITRDAISFIQRNYLKETVIKHPDRPEAERLWNFPLAAIEEAVVNAVYHRSYEIREPVEVRITGEDLVVLSFPGPDRSIKLSDLRKGRAVSRRYRNRRIGDFLKELDLTEGRSTGISKIIKTMAANGSPPPEFESDDDRSHFLIRLPVHEKVAEIEAEAEKNVGEKVGETSGKKVGEKDSTREETREETGKGSEKSSEKTEKGSEKSSEKIIRLLSENGELSAMDISIMIGITARAVEKNLAKLQKSGRLRRVGPDKGGHWEVIEKA, encoded by the coding sequence CTACATTCGCCGCTATGCCAGCACCGTCGAAGCCAGGGGCGAGATAGAACACGAATTGATAAGCCTCACCGCAAAGGTGCCGTTTGATGACCGCTTCAACCAGAGCGCAAAGCTCGAAGACCTGTCACCCCGTTTGATGAGTGAATTCCTGCGCGAAGTGGGCAGTGAGCTTGCCGACGAGGCACATGAGCTGTCGATTGAAGCCCTGGGCCGCCAGTTGAATATCGTGGGCGGACCTGCCGAAAGTCCGGTGCCGTTGAATGTGGGACTGTTGTTTTTCAACGAAGAGCCGAGGCGTTTCTTTCCCGCCACCCAGATAGATGTGGTCTATTTTCCGGAGGGGCCGGGCGGCGACCAGTTTGAAGAGAAGATCTTCGCGGGACCGCTGGCGCAAATCACCCGCGATGCGATTTCATTCATCCAGCGCAACTACCTGAAGGAAACGGTGATCAAGCACCCGGATCGTCCGGAAGCGGAACGGCTTTGGAATTTTCCCCTGGCCGCCATCGAGGAGGCGGTGGTCAATGCGGTGTACCACAGGTCTTACGAAATCCGCGAACCGGTCGAGGTGCGGATAACGGGGGAGGATCTGGTGGTATTGAGTTTCCCTGGCCCGGACCGGTCGATCAAACTGTCCGATCTGCGCAAGGGCCGGGCCGTAAGCCGCCGCTACCGCAACCGCCGCATAGGTGACTTCCTTAAAGAGCTGGACCTTACCGAAGGCCGTTCCACCGGAATCTCCAAAATAATCAAAACCATGGCCGCCAATGGCTCGCCCCCTCCCGAATTTGAGTCCGACGATGACCGCAGCCACTTCCTGATCCGCCTGCCGGTTCATGAAAAGGTGGCAGAGATTGAGGCAGAGGCGGAGAAAAACGTCGGTGAAAAGGTCGGTGAAACGTCGGGGAAAAAGGTGGGTGAAAAGGATAGTACTAGGGAAGAAACTAGGGAAGAAACGGGAAAAGGTTCGGAGAAAAGTTCGGAGAAAACTGAAAAAGGTTCGGAGAAAAGTTCGGAGAAAATTATACGTCTTCTTAGCGAGAATGGAGAATTGAGTGCAATGGATATCTCAATAATGATTGGAATCACAGCCCGCGCGGTTGAGAAGAATCTTGCGAAATTACAAAAATCAGGACGACTTCGCAGAGTGGGTCCTGATAAAGGCGGGCACTGGGAGGTCATTGAAAAGGCATGA
- the rhuM gene encoding RhuM family protein: MPNEIIFYKTPSGEQRIEVVYRDENFWMTQKALAELFGVKRPAITKHLGNIFSSKELVEKSVCSILEHTAEDGKTYETIHESADADKPHMGLITWKGSPKGKVLKSDVTVAKNYLNEQNLRELNRIVSAYLDLAENRAERQMTMNMADWSRFLNSFLELSSYPILEDKGKVSALEAKLKAEAEFEVFRETQDREYISDFDREVKRLKGMDEEQN, encoded by the coding sequence ATGCCCAACGAAATCATTTTCTATAAGACGCCGAGCGGTGAGCAACGGATCGAAGTTGTTTACCGCGATGAAAACTTCTGGATGACGCAGAAGGCGCTGGCTGAGTTATTTGGTGTGAAGCGACCCGCGATCACCAAACATCTGGGCAATATTTTCAGCTCAAAAGAACTGGTTGAGAAATCAGTATGTTCCATTTTGGAACATACTGCCGAAGACGGCAAAACATACGAAACCATCCATGAATCGGCCGATGCGGATAAGCCCCATATGGGTTTGATTACCTGGAAAGGCTCGCCGAAGGGTAAGGTTTTAAAATCGGATGTTACGGTGGCGAAGAACTATCTGAACGAACAGAATCTTCGGGAATTGAACCGGATTGTATCGGCGTACCTGGATCTTGCGGAAAATCGAGCCGAGCGGCAGATGACTATGAATATGGCGGACTGGTCCCGCTTTCTGAACAGCTTTCTGGAGTTATCGAGTTATCCCATACTTGAAGACAAAGGAAAGGTGAGTGCGTTGGAAGCCAAGCTCAAAGCCGAGGCTGAGTTCGAAGTTTTCCGTGAAACGCAGGACCGGGAATACATTTCGGACTTTGATCGCGAGGTGAAACGTCTCAAAGGAATGGATGAAGAACAAAACTGA